The following are from one region of the Corylus avellana chromosome ca1, CavTom2PMs-1.0 genome:
- the LOC132175775 gene encoding putative pentatricopeptide repeat-containing protein At1g68930 — MAASSNYYCALLKLCCEARKGTHAKKLHCNIIKTLIDPETFLSNNLMNTYSKLGNIEYARRVFDQMPHPNPFSWNTLLSAYSKWGHLTEMQLIFDRMPNQDGVSWNSLISGYACYGSLFQSVKVYKLMLKDGAVNLNRITFSTMLILSSNQGCVNLGRQIHGQIVKFGFQSYVFVVSPLVVMYSKMGLIYDAKQVFDEMPERNVVTYNTMITGLLRSGMIEDSKRLFWGMKERDSVSWTTMITGLTQNGLGREAIDMFREMRLEGLDMDQFTFGSVLTACGGLLALEEGKQIHAYIIRTDHKNNVFVGSALVDMYCKCKSIKSAETVFVRMTSKNVVSWTAMLVGYGQNGYSEEAVRIFCNMQKYGIEPDEFTLGSVISSCANLASLEEGAQFHAHAVVSGLISFITVSNALVTLYGKCGSIGDSCRIFNDMEIKDEVSWTALVSGHAQFGEANETIDLFERMLAQGLKPDGVTFIGVLSACSRAGFVEKGHHYFESMIKEHGITPIADHYTCMIDLISRAGRLEEAKTFIDKMPDHPDAIGWATLLSSCRFHGNMEIGKWAAERLVELEPQNPASYVLLSSMYAAKGKWDNVAQLRRGMRAKGVRKEPGCSWIKYKNRVHIFSADDQSSPFSDEIYSELERLNCKMIEEGYVPDMRSVLHDVEESEKIKMLSHHSEKLAIAFGLIFVPPGLPIRVFKNLRVCGDCHNATKYISKITQREILVRDAARFHLFKDGTCSCGDFW, encoded by the coding sequence ATGGCGGCGTCCTCTAACTACTACTGTGCCTTACTCAAACTCTGCTGCGAAGCCCGGAAGGGAACCCATGCTAAGAAGCTCCACTGCAACATAATCAAAACCTTGATAGACCCAGAAACCTTTCTATCAAACAACCTCATGAACACCTACAGTAAACTAGGCAACATAGAATATGCGCGCCGCGTGTTCGATCAGATGCCCCACCCAAACCCCTTCTCCTGGAACACCCTCCTTTCCGCTTATTCGAAATGGGGTCATCTCACGGAAATGCAATTAATCTTTGATCGAATGCCAAATCAAGATGGGGTTTCGTGGAATTCGCTTATTTCTGGGTACGCGTGTTATGGTTCTCTTTTTCAGTCGGTGAAGGTTTATAAGCTGATGTTGAAGGATGGAGCAGTTAATTTGAATCGGATTACGTTTTCGACTATGCTTATACTGTCATCGAATCAGGGGTGTGTTAATTTAGGCAGACAGATTCATGGGCAAATAGTGAAATTTGGTTTCCAGTCGTATGTCTTTGTGGTTAGTCCTTTAGTGGTCATGTACTCGAAAATGGGGTTAATTTATGATGCAAAGCAGGTTTTCGATGAGATGCCTGAAAGGAATGTGGTTACGTATAATACTATGATCACGGGCCTTTTGCGAAGTGGGATGATTGAAGATTCAAAGCGGTTATTTTGGGGTATGAAGGAAAGAGATTCGGTTTCATGGACAACCATGATAACAGGACTTACTCAGAATGGGTTGGGCAGAGAAGCGATAGATATGTTTAGAGAAATGAGGTTGGAAGGTTTAGATATGGATCAATTTACTTTTGGTAGTGTGTTGACTGCTTGTGGGGGTCTGCTTGCCCTGGAAGAAGGCAAGCAGATTCATGCTTATATAATTAGGACTGATCATAAGAATAATGTGTTTGTTGGTAGTGCTCTTGTTGACATGTATTGCAAATGTAAAAGCATAAAATCTGCCGAAACAGTTTTTGTGAGAATGACCAGTAAGAATGTTGTATCATGGACTGCAATGCTAGTGGGTTATGGTCAAAACGGGTACAGTGAAGAAGCTGTTAGGATTTTTTGCAATATGCAGAAATATGGGATTGAGCCAGATGAGTTTACACTGGGGAGTGTAATTAGCTCATGTGCAAACTTAGCAAGCTTAGAAGAGGGTGCCCAATTTCATGCTCATGCTGTTGTTTCTGGCTTGATCTCTTTTATTACAGTTTCCAATGCGCTTGTTACGCTGTATGGTAAATGTGGAAGCATTGGAGATTCCTGTCGGATATTCAATGATATGGAAATTAAGGATGAAGTCTCGTGGACTGCATTGGTTTCAGGGCATGCCCAATTTGGAGAAGCCAATGAGACGATTGATCTGTTTGAAAGAATGTTGGCTCAAGGTTTGAAGCCTGATGGAGTTACTTTCATTGGGGTCCTTTCAGCTTGCAGTAGAGCAGGATTTGTGGAGAAAGGACATCACTATTTTGAATCAATGATAAAAGAACATGGAATAACACCGATTGCAGATCATTACACTTGCATGATTGACCTTATTAGCCGAGCTGGAAGATTGGAAGAAGCAaaaacttttatagataagaTGCCTGACCATCCTGATGCAATTGGTTGGGCCACCTTGCTTAGCTCCTGTAGATTCCATGGTAACATGGAAATAGGGAAATGGGCAGCTGAGAGACTTGTGGAATTAGAGCCCCAGAACCCAGCGAGCTATGTCTTGCTCTCAAGCATGTATGCTGCAAAAGGGAAATGGGACAATGTGGCCCAATTAAGAAGAGGAATGAGAGCTAAGGGAGTGAGGAAGGAGCCGGGATGTAGTTGGATCAAATATAAGAACAGGGTGCACATATTTTCAGCAGATGACCAATCAAGTCCATTTTCAGATGAGATATATTCTGAGCTTGAGAGATTAAATTGCAAAATGATAGAGGAGGGGTATGTTCCAGATATGAGGTCTGTTCTTCATGATGTTGAGGAGTCAGAGAAGATAAAGATGCTTAGCCACCATAGTGAGAAGCTTGCTATTGCCTTTGGGTTGATTTTTGTCCCTCCTGGCCTTCCCATACGAGTGTTTAAAAACCTTAGGGTCTGCGGGGATTGCCACAATGCCACAAAATATATTAGTAAGATAACCCAGAGAGAGATTCTTGTTAGAGATGCTGCCCGATTCCATTTATTTAAAGATGGAACATGTTCGTGTGGAGATTTCTGGTGA